The segment tgtgtgtgtgtgtgtgtgtgtgtgtgtgtgtgtgtatatatttatttatttgagatGTAACCATGTGTTTTTGATCAGTTCTAAAGTCTCGATCAGGTTTTTTCAAAAAGGTTTTGGTTTTGGATTATAAGAAAAATGATAACATCATGTAGTCTGAGCTGTTTTTTGCTTCCTAGTTATTTATACCATTTGCAAAAATAATGAGAATAACATaatgatactatgggcctcatgcagtaagcgacgattatgtgaaatcggcaagcttatcgattagtcatgttattggcgtttttccctctccgtatgcagtaagtgccgaatacattcaaaatcaaccagaaaacaaatccgcccactctcacgatgatgagccgatcacacacaggtgtatcggcgtgcgtggcggggtgctgttaggttgcacaatcacaaatcttgctgaatcaggcgaaacaagcatgtttttgattgcgcgccatatttaaaggcaacgtgtactgctaatcattctctgtgttgttgggagtgagagagagagagagacgcacagagctggacgattgaagatttgcatattgactgagagacttgttgtgtattgggtgagctttgtcctttgttgttttgtttacatctttgtcttgttttatatgtggaagtgggtcgtgtgattgcctgtacatttcttgtctgttttttgtgagtgctggaagtatgcccgcaaagcgtgggaagagtgatgctggtgggagtgggagtgctactcgtgcgagtacgcgtcggagtgaacgttctgttcaggggagtgatgttgctggtgcaccgagtggtgttgctgggagtgggagtgctgttgttgggagtgggagtgctggtgctgcgagtggtgttgctgggagtgggagtgctgttgttgggagtgggagtgctgttgttgggagtgggagtgctgttgctgtgagtgggagtgctggtgctgggagtgggagtgctgttgctgtgagtgggagtgctggtgctgggagtgctggtgctaggagtgtgagtgctggtgctaggagtgtgagtgctggtgctaggagtgggagtgctggtgctaggagtgggagtgctggtgctgggagtgctgctggtggcgcagttgctgatggggtgtctggtggtggcgtgcttgctggtggccagcttttggaggctcttccattggaagaaggagagtccagtcagcaccagccaagctctgaccctaaacctgctctgaaaaaacgtgtggagaagccacgtaatcctcgcttcaatgaccaggaaaatagggctcttgtcactggcattctggagcactatgacagtctctatggacatttagtaggtaagtgtaactttacatttattattcaaatacatgtgatcctaggtcatctgagttttgttcatatgcaaatatgggtacacaatatctttctatgttcattagtgtggaaacacagctttttatcatgccttacaaggacaaataaacacagccggtcaatttgccagaactgcatacaatatgaatgcaaccttgcttacatgtataggtttagtagtgaatgctcatgtgctgcacatattacacataaaacagcatgtttgctatctcttggaacagctagcagtgtaggaaactggtgcttatattattattaatttacctcatatcttttatatgtttttcaagggcggacaagtgcagcaagcaaaaaagaaatgtgggacacaatagtcattggtgtcaatgcctgtgggaatagtgtcagggacaagtatcattgtcggaaaagatttgatgatattaggtccaaattgaaaaagaaaatacaagaccaacgcgtgcatgctactggcactggaggtgggcccacaccacaacgtctcatattgactccattggaggagctgcttcggccaaaattacttaccgtcgtcgtggaaggcttggctggtgaccgtgacattggaatttatccgtcacaatttccagcaggtgataaatattactgtactaggcgtgtcgttgcttacacttattttgcatatttacactgctttttatactgtcttcacaatataagcatacctgcatctatatatgtatatgtctgattctgtatatatatatctcaaaatagacatatatgtagtagtcctactaaaagcagtaactaatatagcacgtgccattgcgtgctcatttacatgtgaattcccaaaatgcatagctgcagtggaagcaattgatggtgggcgaagatggggaacaacagggtagtacacgtgtaacacatgttcatgagaaattattagtagctacaggtacagaacagaaatatgtatcatgttattgtgtattttattgattttactccgacaaacatgacattactgcctattttaagcatgcatcaaagaaattgcatgtaacggcctacaaacatcactggcactaacacatctatagttgcttatgaaaaggtccatttttgctttatgtcatatacagacagcataatgaggcacacgtatcatatgttatgtcattgttttcataacttaaacactgcagatgactacttagctcatctaccattgtgttaaagcagctgcaattaatatctcatcacagcatacacttcaacagagggggtggggttcagcacacacactaattacagcctcatttcacggtcaacttagttcacaccatttgcacctgtttcaagtcattgaaaggtgtggctgattaggctttttggggaagggaatacctttcttacaacctgaatagcacaactgaagttaatcacactcatttgaaagcttaactctagctactaaatgccccaacaactcattacttatcaaagcgtacgtcacacattagttcactcatatctatagttgaactactatcaaagacacattatcacacactgcatgtgttgtcttgttgagtcacagccacattcaggtgtgccacatcttcgattaatgtaccacacatatcctctaccaaaaacaacactttttgcaatatgaccaccttcatgataaccattgtgaatggtcatctcatgatagttatgtacattatgatactgatatcactacacaacatatgatttttatgtactcatttaatctatttatcctcacgcattactgcagaaacatagtatgttgtatgttagggaactcaaaaattctaagtacacaggcatgtacagtgttattacaactatttatgttcactttcacacacattttcggttaaggaactgatgttgttagttaatcataaatacagaacatacaataagtgtttgttcaatatttacacatgtaaatgtaaaacttatgttattgttatatatagttgcccctggaggacatgtgtcacctgagatggaacaagtgtcttcacctgggtcagccagctcaacactactagaaggtgagtgtatcatttgctggccatataatatgtgctcttctatatgttatgttgtcatgtgcattatttgttttgcacatcttctttaaataggattacttagtgtcagtgaaaattaagtgtaaggcaacatgtattgtgttagtgatgttaattatcatgtaggacttctgagtttagagcaacttttcattcattcatatttcatactgagtccaaacattattcgtaagtcaaggtagtttttaatgaggttataaaacgtatgctaacatgttaggtgttacttaggacacagtacaattacatagtaacacagcatacattaacatgccatttaataatgtgtacatttctttttagaacatcatggtgatgaggatgatgagtatgatgaggatgacgccacagaagagactgaaatacaatcatgtgaccatgaagaggtgccaatagaaactgttgtaccgccaaatcgtccatcaacttccacatacgatgcaattgtagcttcagagggaaaaatagtggacgcagaaaatcgtcgccattcagacatgatgacagtgctggaaaggatgattggactgcaggaagaaacagtatcacaattggcacatctccacagagtcttcattgaagtgcctaaacagttgcaaaaaatcaacacctcattcgaagcattagttgttcagcaaacacaagctaattactggagaatgactaatgtaccacaattcaacacctcccagccaggatctgttcatgcaggtcagttttcaccacattcatctgatattcattcaccaggcccaaatgttaccggtcaagtagcagacattgctgtgcaggttcctgatgacatcctaccgctgccatctgtacaaattcagcagcagacacctacaaaggaggcgacaaaaacaaaacaagacacacatgaaacagaccaaccatcacttgtgcagtgtctaccaacttgctcacatgtgtcactgggcacaagccctgtccgtgaacagtcactacccaaaagccctgtaggtgagtcgctgcccaaaagccctgtaggtgaatcgctgcccaaaagccctgtaggtgagtcgctgcccaaaagccctgtaggtgaatcgctgcccaaaagccctgtaggtgaatcgctgcccaaaagccctgtaggtgaatcactgcccaaaagccctgtaggtgagtcactggccacaagccctgtaggtgagtcactggccacaagccccgtaggtgaacagtcactggccacaagccctgcccgtgaagtgccagaggccactcaaagtggctctgttgtgcctaaagttggtggcaaaagaaaaaggaaaattcaagagacaacaagcaggcctgttactcgctcgcaaaaggaacaaaaaaaataaatgttataattcagaaaatatgtctttggccttgttttgttgacttcagattatctaattactattgtatgtatgctgaagactgtgttgtttccaaactttcaactatgttcttgtacacgtgaagttttggaaatgttaacactcataattaattgtgttataaatatttatgttgtaatcgtctgttcagtaatggtccaccaggagccagttgctaagtttagagaagctgccattgactttgcagcaaaacattgcatttgggtgtgttaattgatgtaagaattgcatatgcatattagtcacatgcaattattaaaacacctaagtaagtgcaaacatctttcttgtacgtgtacagcaggattatgtgtaaattattacttacctttgccttgcttggccattgtaattttgtcctttaatcagttgtgtgttcgtttctataacatatcagaatgtataataatatatatacacacacacacacacacacacacacacacacactgagtgagtgtgagtgtgagtgtgtgagtgtgtatatatatatatgtatatatgtgtatatatatatgtatatatgtgtatatatatatgtatatatgtgtatatatatatatgtatatatgtgtatatgtgtatatatatgtgtatatatatatgtatatatgtgtgtatatatatatatgtatatatgtgtatatatatatgtatatatgtgtgtatatatatatatatatatatatatatatatatatatatatatatatatatatatatatatatatatatatatagtactatataaactggtatacacaaactaatacacttcatgcttccttgtgaaagcacactattttaataatacaggcctaatgtttgagaaatatcctaagtatgagactctaacagtattgtgcttaaacaaatgtttattacttcattcaatcatgtttctcaccatttaaataggtttcatacaaggtatacttaatgccatcaatgttgtgtgtactcctgcaatataaaaaaaaaaaaaatattatatataaatatatatatatttttataagagatatatttatatatatatatatatatatatatatatatatatatatatatatatatatatatatatacacacgtatttaaactcatgcagacagggagttaaccagactttcacatacacacagaaatgtaagcggggaaaaaacatttctttttgcaggtgtgtttttactgatatgcctggctaagaaatattttcacacactggtctttgttagttttcaaaaaaacactatgtgaacgcattcacagtctagggatgtttttcacaaacgagataaaagaaggagaaatgtttctcccacagtcccatatcacgaaccacaactgttaacccaattagacaaacaaatccaattggcgtttgaaataaggagtcaaagtagttacttttgttgaccttgacaaggaaaaacaggagtttgttagccattcagcacattcattttgatgagcaaataacacagacctgcacacagcttttgtgctactcagacatggctgatgaattcgttaacaatattaatccccttttagggtataagtacatgatctgtgaagccatcttgaacagtcgcggacagaaagcaagcacacgccaaatcgatgatttcattcgagcaaaatatccttattaccaagaccgtaagcatgcacggaattttaattcctcaataagattcactttatcaagtaatgacttttttgaacgtgaccaggataagctacaacacacctatggtttctggaagattgccccggaaaaacaatttatcctgaaagacggcacttatattgtcgtgaaaggcatatttattcctaatggcaatagcaatgtatccgctactactgatccgtttgaatcgatacgtgctgcaatatctgcagcctccattcctgaaacccacattgtacaagaacaaaagtactatgattatgtaccaagcctttcagctgaaattgcattggaatgggaaccggaagaaatgaacctacctcccgaccaattatttgaagaaagcagtggcgattcctatgagcgcatcctggaggagatatgtgccatactggattcagcggttgggttaagcgtggatgaaaatggcttgcatttctggagcgaccagttgcagccaggcgaagagttaattctagaagaatggtaaatataacaatcgttatgcgttgactctgcgtttaaattttttttttttttgtaaccaccattttcactttcaatgcgtggatacagcgtaacattgcagactgcataacatgtagcgatcacaaacaaattgtttcctaatacaatatagtaggacctgaaagagtagtacacattgctgacggaataaatatacgtactttcctatccctttaaacatattagcaacattttaccattactctaacacatacctgttttgttatcatgcaacatctacaacattgaaaaccgggtccaccacgtatgacgtgggacccttgtcatgggccaaggcgtccttaaaaaggattagtgatgtaagtcccgcccccaagcgacgtgcgcgcctcaaagcctattggctgtcatgttttgttatagtaacggtaactgcagtgtgtgatgcgtgcggctcagtgtttgtaggcgtaccctgggcgttagccgaatgttaattgagtgggaggagtgttagcgtgcgtttcacgctggcttaacatgacgtcacacgtattgcatttgcgcattgtgttatcggccgtgctttctgttcaaacacgtctgtttaaaaagaatacagatgtactcgtttagaacgaatgtagtttcgtcttcattgtatttgaaataaagatgttatgtttactggtattttcaacatgtattgaacgcacaacgtacgctttgttttgcgcat is part of the Ascaphus truei isolate aAscTru1 chromosome 9, aAscTru1.hap1, whole genome shotgun sequence genome and harbors:
- the LOC142503239 gene encoding uncharacterized protein LOC142503239 — encoded protein: MSGFKCLQVNLETYSPPFKQHVACGMYKSVAPGGHVSPEMEQVSSPGSASSTLLEEHHGDEDDEYDEDDATEETEIQSCDHEEVPIETVVPPNRPSTSTYDAIVASEGKIVDAENRRHSDMMTVLERMIGLQEETVSQLAHLHRVFIEVPKQLQKINTSFEALVVQQTQANYWRMTNVPQFNTSQPGSVHAGQFSPHSSDIHSPGPNVTGQVADIAVQVPDDILPLPSVQIQQQTPTKEATKTKQDTHETDQPSLVQCLPTCSHVSLGTSPVREQSLPKSPVGESLPKSPVGESLPKSPVGTQTQLEELVWTGLHDGGKSDGGRLVYT